A genome region from Triticum aestivum cultivar Chinese Spring chromosome 2B, IWGSC CS RefSeq v2.1, whole genome shotgun sequence includes the following:
- the LOC123041060 gene encoding uncharacterized protein isoform X3 has product MAGRNLSAAGAMEEEGEHVRPPKIDVETLCLLYILLLMTIWMSSFRLRWPALVTYYIPAMEALVTCFFFAFVTVQLQVLLAIALSEKPEPSLLPPPVNQWTMALTVWLFGVLYYMIYASLSDGYAGYLGLIFAGVASVVSLAMTVYNMLQRPVFA; this is encoded by the exons ATGGCCG GCCGCAACTTGAGCGCTGCAGGAgcaatggaggaggagggggagcatgTCAGG CCGCCCAAGATCGACGTCGAGACGCTCTGCCTGCTGTACATACTGCTTCTCATGACGATCTGGATGTCCTCGTTTCGGCTCCGGTGGCCGGCCCTGGTCACCTACTACATCCCGGCCATGGAAGCCCTGGTCACCTGCTTCTTCTTCGCGTTCGTCACCGTCCAGCTGCAGGTGCTGCTTGCCATCGCGCTGTCGGAGAAGCCCGAACCGTCGCTGCTTCCGCCTCCCGTGAACCAGTGGACCATGGCCCTCACCGTGTGGCTGTTCGGGGTCCTCTACTACATGATCTACGCCTCCTTGAGCGACGGGTATGCGGGCTACTTGGGCCTGATCTTCGCCGGGGTCGCGAGTGTTGTGAGCCTCGCCATGACCGTCTACAACATGCTGCAG CGCCCCGTCTTTGCTTAG
- the LOC123041060 gene encoding uncharacterized protein isoform X2: protein MQPPVHGCTTLTDVETKPRPCASSYPHLYAAYKVDPNPMAISFQKAPSLFPLEPQKLSVVREKGGAREMDGRNLLGAAGADRAKRNKAMIVKIAVPVLPMLLLLLTASAASMTPDDRACLRAFFGSNYFLTICVLSQINVGRLMAREAVLAPTLAARRVLAVGAVACFVELALKLYMILYPAAVEDGA, encoded by the exons ATGCAGCCGCCCGTCCATGGATGTACCACCTTGACCGATGTGGAGACCAAGCCACGACCGTGTGCCTCCTCCTATCCTCACCTGTATGCTGCATATAAAGTAGACCCCAACCCCATGGCAATTTCGTTTCAGAAAGCTCCATCGCTGTTTCCTCTAGAGCCCCAAAAACTCTCCGTTGTCAGGGAAAAGGGTGGTGCTAGAGAGATGGATG GCCGCAATCTGCTGGGTGCTGCAGGGGCTGATCGAGCGAAGCGGAACAAG GCCATGATCGTCAAGATCGCGGTGCCCGTGCTgcccatgctgctgctgctgctcacgGCGTCGGCTGCCTCCATGACGCCGGATGACCGCGCCTGCCTCCGCGCCTTCTTCGGCAGCAACTACTTCCTGACGATCTGCGTGCTCTCCCAGATCAACGTGGGCCGTCTTATGGCGAGGGAGGCCGTTCTGGCGCCGACGCTGGCGGCCCGGCGCGTCTTGGCGGTGGGCGCCGTCGCGTGCTTCGTGGAGCTCGCGCTCAAGCTGTACATGATCCTG TACCCTGCGGCTGTGGAGGATGGTGCTTAG
- the LOC123041061 gene encoding uncharacterized protein, with the protein MAGRILGAAGANWLARPPKIDVKTLCLLYMVLFMALWMSSLRWPSPAGAGVGPRRYGPAVEALVTCLFFTFVTVLLQALLAIALSEKPAPTALPPPVSQWMMGISVWMSGVLFYLIYASMARGHAAESSHSELIIAGAASVVSLAMTVYNMLQRPVFA; encoded by the exons ATGGCCG GCCGCATCTTGGGCGCCGCAGGAGCAAACTGGTTAGCCAGG CCGCCCAAGATCGACGTGAAGACGCTCTGCCTGCTGTACATGGTGCTTTTCATGGCGCTCTGGATGTCCTCGCTTCGGTGGCCGAGTcccgccggcgccggggtcgggccGCGCCGCTACGGCCCGGCCGTGGAAGCCCTGGTCACCTGCCTCTTCTTCACGTTCGTCACCGTCCTGCTGCAGGCGCTGCTCGCCATCGCGCTGTCGGAGAAGCCGGCGCCGACGGCGCTTCCGCCTCCCGTGAGCCAGTGGATGATGGGCATAAGCGTGTGGATGTCCGGCGTCCTGTTCTACCTGATCTACGCCTCCATGGCCCGCGGGCATGCGGCAGAGTCGAGCCACTCGGAGCTGATCATCGCCGGGGCCGCCAGTGTTGTGAGCCTCGCCATGACCGTCTACAACATGCTGCAG CGCCCCGTCTTTGCTTAG
- the LOC123041060 gene encoding uncharacterized protein isoform X1 produces MQPPVHGCTTLTDVETKPRPCASSYPHLYAAYKVDPNPMAISFQKAPSLFPLEPQKLSVVREKGGAREMDGRNLLGAAGADRAKRNKAMIVKIAVPVLPMLLLLLTASAASMTPDDRACLRAFFGSNYFLTICVLSQINVGRLMAREAVLAPTLAARRVLAVGAVACFVELALKLYMILVLYPAAVEDGA; encoded by the exons ATGCAGCCGCCCGTCCATGGATGTACCACCTTGACCGATGTGGAGACCAAGCCACGACCGTGTGCCTCCTCCTATCCTCACCTGTATGCTGCATATAAAGTAGACCCCAACCCCATGGCAATTTCGTTTCAGAAAGCTCCATCGCTGTTTCCTCTAGAGCCCCAAAAACTCTCCGTTGTCAGGGAAAAGGGTGGTGCTAGAGAGATGGATG GCCGCAATCTGCTGGGTGCTGCAGGGGCTGATCGAGCGAAGCGGAACAAG GCCATGATCGTCAAGATCGCGGTGCCCGTGCTgcccatgctgctgctgctgctcacgGCGTCGGCTGCCTCCATGACGCCGGATGACCGCGCCTGCCTCCGCGCCTTCTTCGGCAGCAACTACTTCCTGACGATCTGCGTGCTCTCCCAGATCAACGTGGGCCGTCTTATGGCGAGGGAGGCCGTTCTGGCGCCGACGCTGGCGGCCCGGCGCGTCTTGGCGGTGGGCGCCGTCGCGTGCTTCGTGGAGCTCGCGCTCAAGCTGTACATGATCCTGGTGCTG TACCCTGCGGCTGTGGAGGATGGTGCTTAG